A region of the Leishmania panamensis strain MHOM/PA/94/PSC-1 chromosome 21 sequence genome:
GCGGTATTGACTGAGCCAACGGGGTAGAGTACGTGCAGTgacaggaaaagaggaaggggaagaaatTAATAAGGACTCGAGAAGGCAGAAATGATAAGGCGAGACCAGGATGTGTGCGGAGTGCATGAACTGTGCGAGGTGCCGGAGGTcactggggggggggggagagagggcgggcTGAGCACACGCGACTCCAACAACtacgaaaagggaaaagaaaatgaaCCAAAAGCGCgagggacagagagggacagagagagagagggagggagggatcCCCCAATAACTGtgcagcaccatcaccgcaCCTCTCAGATGCCCACCAATAGGTATGCACCAACATGCTGACCCAACTGTGCCTTTCCACGATGGGTTGGCCCCAGCGGCGTCACAGGTCCCCAGCTTCGACAGCGGGCTTCTCATCCGCCACCATCACTACCTCTGCGGTGTCCTCGACTGTTAGTGCCATGCTCGGTACGTGGGTGATGCGGCCCTGCCCCTGCAGGTCGGCTACATTTAGCGTGAAGGGAACCACGATGCGGCCAAGCACCTCAGCCTCGACGCTTTCGTCAGTTGGGATGGTGTAGGAAGCCTTTGCGCCATTTGACGGTATCCAttggcgtcgccgccacagTTGCACCACCACTTCCCACGGACCCTCTACGATGCGGTGCAGGGGTTTCGTGAGGACACCGTGGAAAACGCCACTGTCCTCATCTTCGTCGAGGTCAGTTAGAACTACACCAGCACCCGCCCACGCGCCACAgtcgtcgtcgacgtcgacgtcgccggcggcgcagcgcagcgcaggaAGTGGAAGAGGGCAACTGCGCAACGTACGAGTACTCTGTGATGCAAACGCCGAGCCAATGGCCTCGTCACAGTCAAGGTCGTTGTCGCCCTTTTCCAGAGTCATCCACGCGCAGtcggcctcctccagcgcgttGCAGCAGAGGCTGTACCCGTTTCCTTTGCTGAATCCCTTGTAGTGGATGGAGGAGTCGCCCTTAGCTTTCAGCGAGACGGTGTAGCGCCACACATCATCGTCCTCTGTCAAGAAAACCCTCGCGGACTGGTGCGTGTTACGGGTACGGGTGGGCAACGTTGCAGTGGAGGCTGTGCTCGCGTCATGCACGAAGTAATCCTTATCGGTGCCAACTTGGCGTTGCAGGCGCGCCGTGACGTCCGATGCGCGTCGCATCGACCAGCGTACCGTGACACTGCAGGATATGTCATCCGACACCACCGTCGCGGCAGCCGATGATGATGCGCACTTCAGCTCCGCCTTTGCATCTTCGACTGTGAAGTAGAAGTAATCACAGTTCTGAGACAGCTGAGCCTTGGCCACGTTCGAGAACGTGTCcgtggcagagaaggggcGCAAACACCGGAAGCTCGCAGGCATGACGGCTCCCTGCGCCCCTGACGGTGCGACCATAAAAATGAGCACTGCGACAAGGAGAGCGCGGCACGTTGCAGTTGTGGCCCGTGAGGAGATCGTGGTGTGGTTGAATGACCCACCCCGGAGCCCTGGCGAGCCCAAAGCCAGGGCAGCGGAAAGTGGCGCCACCATAAGTGCGGGATGtgggaaaggaaaggaggaggacaaaATTACTGCCCCGCCTTAGTGGACGGCGTGGAAGAACGGTTTGAATTGAGAAGCGAGTCCGTCTGCTCCATGTCAACCACGTCCGACGTCCTCTTGTCTACTGTTACCCAAGCGGCACTGGATGTGTATGGGGGCGTATGTGCATCtacgtgtgtctgtgtgtgctgatgGGAGTTCGATGCGCAGAGTCTGCAGTGGAAAAGAGGATGGGCaggggaggtgaaggggaTGCACAGATGTGTGCaggtagagagaagagtagAGATGTTCGCGTGTGGCGTGCGAGTCATGCAGAAGTGCTACGTGTcgcacgcgagagagagagagagagagagagagagagagagcaggtgGACAAGGACTCCAGTGGAGAGGTGGCCGCTAACGTCACTATGACGCATAACAGACGAATAAGAgagccgcacacacacatccgaTTAAAGGCAGACTaacttcctcctccactgcctaCGCTAGCTAGCACGTAGTTTGCTTGCATCTCGGTCTGCGTCCCTGAGGGCATATCTTGTGagtttttctcttccctgcGTGTGCGACTATGGGGTAGTGACGCTGTGATGCATCAACCCATTGCTTTTTTCCAGTTGAGAATGTGTAAAGCGCagtacagcagtgcgccgccTCACGCCCGCTCCCGcgatgccggtcgccacctggtgcacccGTCTCGAGGTGGGTCCGGcgccccacaccagtaggcagcgaggggctGAGTGGAATACGCTTGGGCCACGCTGCCACTCGGCCCGTCATATGGCCGGCACCGATGCGCTCACTGTCGCGGgtcgcaccgacgcagcgccatgccGGACCGGGGCTGCCGgtaccagcagcgacgccacccTCGCACCTCCCGGCGTCGTAGGAAGGTGCCTCGGTCCCCGCCAGAAGCGGCTCAGcgctggcagggagaggcggGCTGCCTGGCTCACCGATGGCGTAGGCGCTGAACCACTGGGATGCCAGGCACGGAGGGGACCAGCGTCGTCCGTGCACCCATACAcccagggagagagagagaaggggcagtGCAGCGTACACATACAGGCGGGCCTTTCtgtcccccccttcccttccctcttacCCACGCGCCGCCTTTCACTCAAGGCAGATCAGCTCACGAAATTCCTGCCCGAGGGTGCACCCTTCGCCCTTTTCGTGCCGAGTCAGAGATCGCCTTGATCTGGACGCCACGTGGCGCTGGATGGTGTGCTTCTCCGGTGTAGCAAGGAAACTGCGGGTGCTTTGAAGGCTCATTTctgccttgtgtgtgtcccgccgctgcggcgagcTGCCACGCTCGGCCAGCAGTTTGGTTCCACTGGCGCCCTCGAAACTTTCACTTCCAGTGCTGCCTTCCAGGAAGTCGTGACGCACTTCCTCGTTTTCGTCCAAGTCGATCTCGCCGCGCTCAGAGAGCTCCTCGGATACGTCCTCGAGCGACACACCGATAAGCAGCACCTTGGATGGTCGTTGGAAGGAGGCATCCACGGTGATCTCTATCTCGGTCAAGACGCAGAGCACGCCGTCAATGACGCACTCCAGCACTGGCACCGTCGTGGGCGAAGGTGCTGGAAGGGGCGCCTCGGACGCAGAGCTTGTGGTGCCGTCTTCGCCGTTGCCTCTTTTGTGGTGGCCGCGCGAGGGGATCGTCTCCGCCGACGCGGTGGGTGTGCCGCTagtgccactgccgctgcccggGTACAGCTccttgctgcagctcgccaaGTCCGTGCGACACATCGCTGTCAAGGACTGCAGGTTGCGGTCGCTGTACGTCACCGACGTGCCCCTGGGTGGCGCTGGTTCAATCACCACAGGCAGAAAGGCGAGGCGCATGGGACGGTCTTCGAGGAGTTGCATGGCGACAATGAATGAGTCCACATGCTGCTCTGCAGAGATGGGAGTGCGGTGAGGGGTGCTACCGAGGGAACTTGGTGTCTCGCGCGCAACGTTGCTGGTACAGGTGTCCGCCTGAATCGCCACCACAGGTGCTGCCGTGTTGTCTCCGttgccgcctccagcgccgcgaAAGGCGAGCGAGGATAAGTCTGCCGGGAAAGGGGAGCCCACAGAGTTTGTCTCCGCCCGCTTCTCGGGGCAACAGTATACAAACTGTAGCAACTTCTTCTCCAAAATCGTCAACCCCTCGCGCTGGCTTGTGTGGTCGGGGACGTAGAAGACGGTAAGGGGGCTGAAGGCGCAGGAGGGCGTAAGCGAGGAGTCGGCCCCGTTCGTGAAGTAGTGCCTGCCCGCTGAAGCGTCATAGCTGGATCGTGCCAGTGCACCGTAGAGGCGAGAATAGCTGATCGAATTCCCCTTCTGCACGTGTATCAGCACCGTGGCGAAGACGCTGTTCTCGTCCCCGATAAAACGTGCCCCACGGTGaagcgtgagagagggagaggcgacggcggcggtgccgggCTGCTGGAGACGCGTGGGACACGCCAGGTGCGGCTTTAACGGCGAGGGCGACATCAGCAAAGCCCTGGTGCCGGTTCCCTCAGGTGGAGATTCAGCTGTGTGATTTCTTGCCATACTGTCGCCATTGCCCTTCCCTCTCGCCGGCTCCAGCtccggctgcggctgcgcagtcGAGATGCCCGAGCGAAGCGAGAAGATGACCCTCACTTCTTCCTTGTTGCCGTCTACTGACGCCGTTcccgccgcggcgatggGGCGACTTGGAGCGCACTGTATCGCGGAGTGCGCGCATGATGTGGTGCT
Encoded here:
- a CDS encoding hypothetical protein (TriTrypDB/GeneDB-style sysID: LpmP.21.1590); amino-acid sequence: MDDSIKLGQQELQQSADVIEKPIAIKVSRPALLDTKQEVLRSNPSLFVTCVSTLLTALLLSLCFLIIGIPPLYIETSRGRRIYVSVMVPLLTVVGTVLSYYSMQHPQLTFNSALAQVVKEIEQHATYLSTAVGNVEMELEARGLSLNSAATGESASTRSLPWTHKNQGLECFPSAVAPGGATTLPTTVPIVGGAGILKGIDRLEEERDLIIATVHVGKEWRWLMNLLGTLNLRCLAGTTNPVMHHQRIVVHTMAISLARVEKAILSLYFSSFLLRTVNATAPINLRGHATSTAVAGSCPGFGNSAGVNGGSWRTRTEGSMFQPLVPVIATRKLHSSNTPGNEPGDSLTGSAFLIPQETPNESKNPAEAGDGGEEMTSQLTSFNVKGSTFLKVKLPEFPTLLSGGTAGRGSKKTQAHSQEGPPAATAAPAASTPVERALDMQPDAQWTSEKRTNTNTKRPHHSSLSEHRMSSCADTNKDNDAGGHGRVDVEDVSLAAGSWRCGSAISTTSCAHSAIQCAPSRPIAAAGTASVDGNKEEVRVIFSLRSGISTAQPQPELEPARGKGNGDSMARNHTAESPPEGTGTRALLMSPSPLKPHLACPTRLQQPGTAAVASPSLTLHRGARFIGDENSVFATVLIHVQKGNSISYSRLYGALARSSYDASAGRHYFTNGADSSLTPSCAFSPLTVFYVPDHTSQREGLTILEKKLLQFVYCCPEKRAETNSVGSPFPADLSSLAFRGAGGGNGDNTAAPVVAIQADTCTSNVARETPSSLGSTPHRTPISAEQHVDSFIVAMQLLEDRPMRLAFLPVVIEPAPPRGTSVTYSDRNLQSLTAMCRTDLASCSKELYPGSGSGTSGTPTASAETIPSRGHHKRGNGEDGTTSSASEAPLPAPSPTTVPVLECVIDGVLCVLTEIEITVDASFQRPSKVLLIGVSLEDVSEELSERGEIDLDENEEVRHDFLEGSTGSESFEGASGTKLLAERGSSPQRRDTHKAEMSLQSTRSFLATPEKHTIQRHVASRSRRSLTRHEKGEGCTLGQEFRELICLE
- a CDS encoding hypothetical protein (TriTrypDB/GeneDB-style sysID: LpmP.21.1580) produces the protein MVAPLSAALALGSPGLRGGSFNHTTISSRATTATCRALLVAVLIFMVAPSGAQGAVMPASFRCLRPFSATDTFSNVAKAQLSQNCDYFYFTVEDAKAELKCASSSAAATVVSDDISCSVTVRWSMRRASDVTARLQRQVGTDKDYFVHDASTASTATLPTRTRNTHQSARVFLTEDDDVWRYTVSLKAKGDSSIHYKGFSKGNGYSLCCNALEEADCAWMTLEKGDNDLDCDEAIGSAFASQSTRTLRSCPLPLPALRCAAGDVDVDDDCGAWAGAGVVLTDLDEDEDSGVFHGVLTKPLHRIVEGPWEVVVQLWRRRQWIPSNGAKASYTIPTDESVEAEVLGRIVVPFTLNVADLQGQGRITHVPSMALTVEDTAEVVMVADEKPAVEAGDL